In a genomic window of Punica granatum isolate Tunisia-2019 chromosome 6, ASM765513v2, whole genome shotgun sequence:
- the LOC116211095 gene encoding uncharacterized protein LOC116211095 — translation MFGTAIRMFAKKPKPKMKPIELRTPPEQTQTITRVIFDILKEHGPLTISDTWDRVKEVGLRGLTSKRHMKIVLRWMRERQKLRQICNHVGPHKQFLYTTWFTKPNLKQQQGRGPASEDPTSKPKLP, via the exons ATGTTTGGGACAGCAATCAGGATGTTCGCAAAGAAGCCGAAGCCCAAGATGAAGCCGATCGAGCTGAGAACGCCGCCGGAGCAGACGCAGACGATTACCAGGGTCATCTTCGACATACTGAAGGAGCACGGCCCTCTCACCATCTCCGACACCTGGGACCGCGTCAAG GAAGTTGGGTTGAGAGGGTTGACGAGCAAAAGACACATGAAGATAGTACTCCGATGGATGAGGGAGAGGCAGAAGCTGAGGCAGATATGCAACCACGTGGGCCCGCACAAGCAGTTTCTGTACACAACTTGGTTCACGAAACCCAATCTTAAGCAGCAGCAGGGCAGAGGACCAGCAAGTGAAGATCCTACTTCTAAGCCTAAACTCCCTTGA
- the LOC116211677 gene encoding pentatricopeptide repeat-containing protein At5g44230 has translation MTAPTVRGWSPLRCRGFHAPPASSLKFIPKQRFRHLPEQRSPAPALWSLPLSDLESYFVSLLNASATLPRLRQLHGLIYRSGLHQSCFVLTKLIRSLTALDVPVESYPKLIFRQAKWRNPFLYTALIRGYSLRGNLADCVDLYGSMRRDGISPVTFTFTAIFKACGENLDLRLGEQMHCQMALFGGFGSDLYVGNTLIDMYVKCGVLGSARKMFDLMPERDLISWTTLIVAYSKSQDMASARRLFDCMPEKDAIAWTAMVTGFVQNSKPGEALKLFDRMQTARVSLDEYTLAGVISACAQLGASKYAKWVSEIAEENMLSPTSNVVVGSALIDMYAKCGQVDDAYKVFEAMKERNVYSYSSMIVGFAINGQPKAAISLFHEMLKSTDIRPNDVTFIGVLTACSHGGMVDQGRQIFASMEKTYGILPNADHYACMVDLLGRAGKLTEALELIRKMPVEPHGGVWGALLGACKVHTDPDIAEIAAAQLFIFEPDAVGNYILLSNIYASSGRWDDVLRVRKLMRGKKLRKNPGCSWFEAKKGEIHEFFAGDTKHPRSDEIKQVLDELVGRLEASGYEPILNSVAYDVSDKDKRRILLGHSEKLALAFGILSSTSGSTIRIVKNLRICEDCHSFMCGASQVTGRDIVIRDNMRFHHFRDGACSCRNFW, from the coding sequence ATGACCGCTCCTACAGTCAGGGGATGGTCTCCGCTCCGATGCCGTGGATTCCACGCGCCGCCGGCGTCCTCCCTCAAGTTCATCCCCAAGCAGCGCTTTCGGCACCTGCCCGAGCAGAGAAGCCCCGCACCGGCATTGTGGTCGCTGCCGCTTTCGGACTTGGAGTCCTACTTCGTCTCCCTCTTGAATGCCTCCGCGACTCTCCCCCGCCTCCGGCAACTCCACGGCCTCATCTACCGCTCCGGCCTCCACCAGTCCTGCTTCGTCCTCACCAAGCTGATACGCTCTCTCACCGCCCTTGATGTCCCGGTCGAGTCCTACCCCAAACTCATCTTCCGCCAAGCCAAATGGCGCAACCCTTTCCTCTACACCGCCCTCATCAGAGGCTATTCCCTCCGAGGGAATCTCGCGGACTGCGTCGACTTGTACGGTAGTATGAGAAGAGATGGAATTTCCCCTGTTACCTTTACGTTCACGGCCATCTTCAAGGCCTGCGGGGAGAATCTCGACTTGCGTTTAGGGGAACAGATGCACTGTCAGATGGCTCTGTTTGGTGGGTTTGGGTCTGACTTGTACGTGGGCAACACCCTGATAGATATGTACGTGAAATGCGGGGTTTTGGGCTCTGCCCGCAAGATGTTCGACCTAATGCCTGAACGAGACTTGATTTCTTGGACAACTCTGATAGTGGCTTATTCGAAGAGCCAGGACATGGCCTCTGCGAGGCGCCTATTTGACTGTATGCCCGAGAAGGACGCCATTGCATGGACCGCGATGGTTACCGGCTTTGTCCAGAATTCCAAGCCGGGGGAGGCCTTAAAGTTATTCGACAGGATGCAAACCGCCCGTGTGAGCCTTGATGAGTACACATTAGCAGGTGTTATCTCCGCCTGTGCTCAGTTGGGGGCGTCGAAGTATGCGAAGTGGGTGAGTGAGATTGCGGAGGAGAACATGCTCAGCCCGACAAGTAACGTGGTCGTGGGGTCCGCGCTGATTGATATGTACGCAAAATGTGGGCAAGTGGACGACGCGTATAAAGTCTTTGAGGCTATGAAGGAGAGGAATGTGTACAGCTACAGCTCGATGATCGTGGGTTTTGCTATTAATGGGCAGCCAAAAGCAGCAATAAGTTTATTCCACGAAATGTTGAAGAGTACAGACATCAGACCTAATGATGTGACCTTTATCGGGGTCCTTACAGCTTGTAGCCATGGGGGAATGGTGGATCAGGGCCGCCAAATATTCGCGTCGATGGAGAAAACTTATGGGATCCTACCCAATGCGGACCATTATGCCTGCATGGTCGATCTACTTGGCAGGGCAGGAAAATTAACAGAAGCCCTCGAGCTTATTAGGAAAATGCCTGTGGAACCCCATGGCGGAGTGTGGGGTGCCCTGCTTGGTGCTTGTAAGGTGCACACAGACCCCGACATTGCTGAGATTGCTGCTGCCCAACTCTTCATTTTCGAACCTGACGCAGTTGGgaattatatattactttCTAATATCTATGCATCATCGGGAAGGTGGGATGATGTTTTACGAGTGAGGAAGCTGATGAGGGGGAAAAAGCTTAGGAAGAATCCGGGGTGTAGCTGGTTTGAAGCAAAGAAGGGGGAGATTCACGAGTTTTTTGCTGGCGACACGAAGCACCCTCGGTCAGATGAAATTAAACAGGTCTTGGATGAACTCGTTGGGAGGTTAGAGGCTAGTGGATATGAGCCAATTTTGAATTCGGTGGCTTATGATGTAAGCGACAAGGACAAGAGAAGAATACTGCTTGGCCACAGTGAAAAGCTTGCACTTGCATTCGGGATATTGAGTTCCACCTCAGGGTCTACGATCAGAATAGTGAAGAACCTGAGGATTTGCGAGGACTGCCATTCGTTTATGTGCGGTGCATCTCAGGTTACAGGGAGGGATATTGTCATCAGGGACAACATGAGGTTCCACCATTTCCGTGATGGCGCTTGCTCATGCAGGAATTTCTGGTGA